A portion of the Lysinibacillus timonensis genome contains these proteins:
- the rplJ gene encoding 50S ribosomal protein L10: MGSAIIEAKKTQVQEIAEKLQAASSVVVVDYRGLTVAQVTELRKQLREAGVEFKVYKNTLTRRAAEITGLEAINEVLTGPNAIAFSNEDVVAPAKIINDFAKKNEALEIKAGIIEGNVSSAEDVKALAELPSREGLLSMLLSVLQAPVRNFALATKAVAEQKEEQGA, encoded by the coding sequence ATGGGCAGTGCAATTATCGAAGCTAAAAAAACTCAAGTACAAGAAATCGCTGAAAAACTACAAGCTGCATCTTCAGTAGTAGTAGTTGACTACCGCGGTTTAACAGTTGCTCAAGTTACTGAACTTCGTAAACAACTTCGTGAAGCAGGTGTTGAGTTCAAAGTTTACAAAAATACTTTAACTCGTCGCGCAGCTGAAATCACTGGTTTAGAAGCGATTAATGAAGTGTTAACTGGTCCAAACGCTATCGCATTCTCAAATGAAGATGTTGTAGCTCCAGCAAAAATTATCAATGACTTCGCGAAAAAGAACGAAGCTCTAGAAATCAAAGCTGGTATTATCGAAGGTAATGTTTCTTCTGCTGAAGACGTTAAAGCTCTTGCAGAACTTCCATCTCGCGAAGGTCTACTTTCTATGCTTTTATCTGTACTTCAAGCGCCAGTACGCAACTTTGCTCTTGCTACAAAAGCAGTTGCAGAACAAAAAGAAGAACAAGGTGCTTAA
- the rplA gene encoding 50S ribosomal protein L1, whose amino-acid sequence MAKKGKKLQDAAKLVDRSKLYNAEEAIALAKQTSTVNFDATVEVAFKLGIDTRKNDQQIRGAVVLPNGTGKTQRVLVFAKGEKLKEAEAAGADYVGDAEYINKIQQGWFEFDVIVATPDMMGEVGKLGRVLGPKGLMPNPKTGTVTFDVTKAIQEIKAGKVEYRADKAGIIHAPIGKVSFDTEKLVENFLAVFDVVQKAKPAAAKGTYMKSVNVTTTMGPSVKIDSSSVVVK is encoded by the coding sequence ATGGCTAAAAAAGGTAAAAAACTGCAAGATGCAGCAAAATTAGTTGACCGTTCAAAATTATATAACGCTGAAGAGGCAATCGCTTTAGCGAAACAAACAAGCACAGTTAACTTTGACGCTACCGTTGAAGTGGCTTTTAAACTTGGTATTGATACTCGTAAAAACGACCAACAAATCCGTGGGGCAGTTGTACTTCCAAACGGAACTGGTAAAACTCAACGTGTTTTAGTTTTCGCAAAAGGCGAAAAATTAAAAGAAGCTGAAGCTGCTGGCGCTGATTATGTAGGTGATGCAGAATACATTAACAAAATCCAACAAGGTTGGTTCGAGTTTGATGTTATCGTTGCTACTCCAGATATGATGGGTGAAGTTGGTAAACTTGGTCGTGTATTAGGACCTAAAGGTTTAATGCCAAATCCTAAAACTGGTACAGTTACTTTTGATGTAACTAAAGCAATCCAAGAAATTAAAGCTGGTAAAGTGGAATATCGTGCTGACAAAGCTGGTATCATCCATGCGCCAATTGGTAAAGTATCTTTTGATACTGAAAAATTAGTAGAAAACTTCTTAGCTGTATTTGACGTAGTTCAAAAAGCAAAACCTGCTGCAGCTAAAGGTACTTACATGAAATCTGTAAATGTAACAACTACTATGGGACCATCAGTGAAAATTGATTCTTCTAGCGTTGTTGTTAAATAA
- the rplK gene encoding 50S ribosomal protein L11: protein MAKKVIKIVKLQIPAGKANPAPPVGPALGQAGVNIMGFCKEFNARTADQAGLIIPVEITVFEDRSFTFITKTPPAAVLLKVAAGIQSGSGEPNRKKVATVKRDKVREIAEQKMPDLNAASVEAAMLMVEGTARSMGIVIED from the coding sequence GTGGCTAAAAAAGTAATTAAAATTGTAAAACTTCAAATTCCTGCTGGTAAAGCTAACCCAGCTCCACCGGTTGGTCCTGCACTAGGTCAAGCTGGTGTTAATATCATGGGATTCTGTAAGGAGTTCAACGCTCGTACAGCTGATCAAGCTGGTTTAATTATTCCAGTTGAAATTACAGTGTTTGAAGACCGTTCTTTCACTTTCATTACTAAAACACCACCTGCAGCAGTGTTACTTAAAGTAGCAGCAGGTATCCAATCTGGATCTGGTGAACCAAACCGTAAGAAAGTTGCAACGGTTAAACGTGATAAAGTTCGCGAAATCGCAGAACAAAAAATGCCTGACCTAAATGCTGCATCTGTAGAAGCTGCTATGCTAATGGTTGAAGGTACTGCGCGAAGCATGGGTATTGTTATCGAAGACTAA
- the nusG gene encoding transcription termination/antitermination protein NusG → MEKKWYVVHTYSGYENRVKTNLEKRVETMGMQDNIFRVIVPEHEETDLKDGKKRTVMRKVFPGYVLVEMILTDESWYVVRNTPGVTGFIGSSGGGAKPTPLLPEEADRLLRQMGMTKKALGEIDVTVGESVEVLDGPFAHFQGRVEEVDADKGKVKVVIDMFGRETKMELDFEQVQKL, encoded by the coding sequence ATGGAGAAAAAGTGGTATGTGGTTCATACTTATTCAGGTTATGAAAACCGAGTAAAAACAAATTTAGAGAAACGTGTGGAAACAATGGGAATGCAAGATAACATTTTCCGTGTAATTGTTCCTGAGCACGAAGAAACAGATTTAAAAGATGGGAAAAAACGTACTGTAATGCGCAAAGTTTTTCCTGGGTATGTATTAGTTGAAATGATTTTAACTGATGAGTCTTGGTACGTTGTACGTAATACCCCTGGAGTTACAGGATTTATTGGCTCTTCAGGTGGAGGAGCAAAACCTACGCCATTATTACCAGAAGAAGCAGATCGATTATTGCGACAAATGGGTATGACGAAAAAAGCATTAGGTGAAATTGATGTAACGGTAGGAGAATCGGTTGAAGTTTTAGATGGACCGTTTGCTCATTTCCAAGGTAGAGTAGAAGAAGTAGATGCTGATAAAGGTAAGGTAAAAGTTGTCATTGATATGTTCGGCCGTGAAACAAAAATGGAGCTTGACTTCGAGCAAGTACAAAAATTATAA
- the secE gene encoding preprotein translocase subunit SecE — protein MGKIKQFFANVTSEMRKTSWPKSKELTKYTVVVVSTVVFFAFFFMLVDLGISSLVRWYFAL, from the coding sequence ATGGGCAAGATTAAACAGTTTTTTGCGAATGTAACGTCAGAAATGAGAAAAACTAGCTGGCCGAAAAGTAAAGAGCTTACAAAGTATACGGTTGTAGTAGTTTCGACAGTAGTATTCTTTGCATTCTTTTTCATGCTAGTTGATTTAGGAATTTCAAGTTTAGTTCGCTGGTATTTTGCGTTATAA
- the rpmG gene encoding 50S ribosomal protein L33, protein MAKKVVLSCEKCGSRNYTFPEKVDSTKRLELKKFCPHCNEHTMHKQTK, encoded by the coding sequence ATGGCAAAAAAAGTCGTGCTTAGTTGTGAGAAGTGTGGATCTAGAAACTATACATTTCCTGAAAAAGTAGATTCAACTAAACGTCTTGAGTTGAAAAAGTTTTGTCCACATTGCAATGAACATACAATGCATAAACAAACCAAATAG
- the sigH gene encoding RNA polymerase sporulation sigma factor SigH has product MLKSNQTQVLQKFDECTDEELVELVRQGSSDALDFLITKYRLFVKAKARSYFLIGADKEDIIQEGMIGLYKAIRDFKGDKLSSFRAFAELCITRQIITAIKTATRQKHIPLNSYVSLDKPIYDEESDRTLLDVITNTKPDDPEHLMIYREEYSHLEGKIGEILSELEQQVLALYLDGQSYNEISEELNRHVKSIDNALQRVKRKLERHLEFDQSN; this is encoded by the coding sequence ATGCTGAAAAGCAATCAAACTCAAGTATTGCAAAAATTCGATGAGTGTACTGATGAAGAACTCGTTGAACTGGTGCGTCAAGGTAGTTCGGATGCATTAGATTTTTTAATTACAAAATATCGTTTGTTTGTAAAAGCGAAGGCGCGTTCTTATTTTTTAATTGGTGCTGATAAGGAAGATATTATTCAAGAAGGAATGATAGGATTATATAAAGCTATAAGAGACTTCAAAGGGGACAAGCTTTCATCATTCCGTGCATTTGCTGAACTATGTATTACCCGTCAGATTATAACGGCAATCAAGACAGCTACTAGACAAAAGCATATACCTTTAAATTCCTATGTTTCTCTTGATAAACCAATCTATGATGAAGAGTCTGATAGAACCTTATTAGATGTTATAACTAATACTAAACCCGATGATCCTGAGCATTTAATGATTTATCGTGAAGAATACTCTCATTTAGAAGGAAAAATTGGCGAGATTTTGAGTGAACTCGAGCAACAAGTATTGGCACTCTATTTAGATGGTCAATCGTATAACGAAATATCCGAAGAGTTAAATCGTCATGTGAAATCAATAGATAACGCATTACAGCGGGTAAAACGTAAGTTAGAAAGACACTTGGAATTCGACCAATCAAACTAG
- a CDS encoding NYN domain-containing protein: MQNILIVDGYNMIGAWKELRPLRDSDFEEARNRLIDLMSEYKAAMGWKVIVVFDAHLVPGIEQTYIQNAVEVIYTRKNETADERIEKLTNELKGRKIQIYVATSDMTEQNVIFGQGALRKSARELEIEMQIIQSKITTEVKSKQVKKPASRISLPKEVEIEFEKWRRGLK, from the coding sequence ATGCAAAACATTTTGATTGTTGATGGCTACAATATGATCGGTGCATGGAAGGAATTGCGACCACTCCGTGATTCAGATTTCGAAGAAGCACGTAATCGTTTGATTGATTTAATGTCAGAATATAAGGCAGCAATGGGGTGGAAAGTCATTGTTGTCTTTGATGCCCATTTAGTTCCTGGTATTGAACAAACATATATTCAAAATGCGGTTGAAGTCATTTATACACGGAAAAATGAAACTGCAGATGAACGAATTGAAAAATTAACGAATGAGTTAAAAGGCCGTAAAATTCAAATCTATGTAGCTACGTCCGATATGACAGAACAAAATGTAATCTTTGGACAAGGTGCACTTCGGAAATCAGCAAGAGAACTAGAAATTGAAATGCAAATTATCCAATCGAAAATCACCACTGAAGTTAAGTCTAAGCAAGTAAAAAAGCCTGCTAGTAGAATATCTTTACCAAAAGAGGTGGAGATAGAATTTGAGAAATGGAGAAGAGGCTTGAAATAA
- the rlmB gene encoding 23S rRNA (guanosine(2251)-2'-O)-methyltransferase RlmB → MTEQNGEIIAGKNPVLEALRSGREINKLWIAEGVKKSGINEVLDLARERGVLIQFVPKKKIDQLSSANHQGIVASVAAYSYAELEDLFDAAKEKNEDPFFLILDELEDPHNLGSIMRTADAIGVHGIIIPKRRAVGLTAVVAKASTGAIEHVPVVRVTNLAQTVAELKDRGVWIAGTDAKGSVDYRKMDATLPLAIIIGSEGRGMSRLLKEKCDFLYHLPMIGHVTSLNASVAAALLMYEVYRKRQERMEK, encoded by the coding sequence ATGACAGAACAGAATGGTGAAATCATTGCTGGAAAAAATCCTGTTTTAGAAGCGCTTCGTTCGGGTAGAGAAATAAATAAGTTGTGGATTGCAGAAGGTGTAAAAAAGTCTGGAATTAATGAAGTGCTAGATCTAGCTCGCGAACGTGGAGTTCTAATTCAATTTGTTCCGAAGAAAAAAATAGACCAACTATCGAGTGCCAATCATCAAGGAATCGTTGCTTCCGTTGCAGCTTACTCTTATGCTGAATTAGAGGATTTATTTGATGCGGCAAAAGAAAAAAACGAAGATCCATTTTTCTTAATTTTAGATGAGTTAGAGGATCCTCATAATCTAGGGTCAATTATGCGTACTGCTGATGCGATTGGTGTACATGGAATCATTATTCCCAAAAGACGGGCTGTTGGTTTAACCGCAGTTGTAGCAAAAGCTTCAACAGGAGCTATTGAACATGTTCCTGTTGTAAGGGTGACAAATCTTGCTCAAACTGTTGCTGAGTTAAAAGACAGAGGTGTCTGGATTGCTGGCACAGATGCAAAAGGTTCCGTTGATTATCGCAAAATGGATGCAACATTACCATTAGCGATTATTATCGGAAGTGAAGGTCGTGGAATGAGTAGATTACTCAAGGAAAAATGTGACTTTTTATACCATTTGCCGATGATAGGACATGTGACTTCGTTAAATGCTTCTGTAGCTGCAGCTTTATTAATGTACGAAGTTTATCGTAAAAGACAAGAACGAATGGAAAAGTAA
- a CDS encoding Mini-ribonuclease 3: MSQLRMEDVKQLNALALAYMGDAVLEQKVREHLLLIGRAKPNHLHKEATRYVSAKAQSMIVHRLMDEAYLTEEEIAVFKRGRNAKSGSVPKNTDVQTYRNSSGFEAILGYLFLTKQYERLYEIIDYAIDIVEQ; encoded by the coding sequence ATGTCGCAATTGCGAATGGAAGATGTAAAGCAATTAAATGCATTAGCATTAGCTTATATGGGAGATGCTGTTCTTGAACAAAAAGTTCGGGAACATCTTCTTCTAATTGGACGAGCTAAACCGAACCACTTGCATAAAGAAGCTACTCGGTATGTATCAGCAAAGGCTCAATCTATGATTGTTCATCGACTAATGGATGAAGCTTATTTAACAGAAGAGGAAATTGCTGTTTTCAAACGTGGGCGAAATGCGAAATCGGGTTCAGTCCCAAAAAACACAGATGTTCAAACATACCGAAATAGTTCCGGGTTTGAAGCAATATTAGGATACTTATTTTTAACGAAGCAATACGAACGTCTTTACGAAATAATTGATTATGCAATTGATATTGTAGAGCAATAG
- the cysS gene encoding cysteine--tRNA ligase, whose amino-acid sequence MTIQIFNSLTRQKETFVPIEEGKVKMYVCGPTVYNYIHIGNARPVIVYDAVRRYFQYKGFEVKYVSNFTDVDDKIIKAANELGEEVFELTDRFINAYFDDITALGCKKADVHPRVTNHMDDIIEFISVLVEKGYAYESQGDVYYRTRKFDGYGKLSHQSIDDLKVGARIEAGEKKEDPLDFALWKAVKPGEIHWSSPWGEGRPGWHIECSVMAREHLGDTIDIHAGGQDLTFPHHENEIAQSESYTGKTFARYWMHNGYINIDNEKMSKSLGNFVLVHDIRKQLDPQVLRFFMLSVHYRHPINFAQDLVESAKAGLERLRTAYSNVKHRLTATTNLINNGDEWLAKVTDIKNQFEEAMDDDFNTANAISTLFELARIANTYLNEKNTEERVLLAFIETFDQLGEVLGIQFNMDNELLDEEIEALIEERNMARKNRDFAKSDEIRDKLLEMNIVLEDTRQGTRWKRGL is encoded by the coding sequence ATGACAATACAAATATTCAACTCATTAACGAGACAAAAGGAAACATTTGTCCCTATCGAAGAAGGAAAGGTGAAAATGTATGTATGCGGACCAACCGTTTATAATTATATTCATATAGGAAATGCAAGACCTGTAATTGTATACGATGCTGTTAGACGTTATTTTCAATATAAAGGCTTTGAGGTAAAATATGTTTCTAATTTTACGGATGTTGATGACAAAATTATTAAAGCCGCAAATGAATTAGGGGAAGAAGTATTCGAATTAACAGATCGTTTTATAAACGCTTATTTTGATGATATTACTGCTCTTGGTTGTAAAAAAGCGGATGTTCACCCTCGTGTAACAAATCACATGGATGATATCATTGAATTTATTAGCGTCTTAGTTGAAAAAGGATATGCATATGAATCGCAAGGTGATGTTTATTATCGTACGCGGAAATTTGACGGTTATGGAAAACTAAGTCACCAATCAATTGATGATTTAAAGGTTGGAGCACGCATAGAAGCTGGAGAAAAGAAAGAAGATCCATTAGACTTTGCACTTTGGAAGGCAGTAAAGCCAGGTGAAATCCATTGGAGTAGCCCGTGGGGAGAAGGTCGACCGGGCTGGCATATCGAATGTTCGGTTATGGCGAGAGAACATTTAGGTGATACGATTGATATACATGCTGGTGGTCAAGACTTAACATTCCCTCACCACGAAAATGAAATTGCACAATCGGAAAGCTATACAGGTAAAACTTTCGCAAGGTATTGGATGCACAATGGCTACATTAATATTGATAATGAAAAGATGTCAAAATCATTAGGGAATTTTGTTTTAGTACACGATATTCGTAAACAACTTGATCCTCAAGTTTTAAGATTTTTCATGTTATCTGTTCACTATCGCCATCCAATTAACTTTGCACAAGATTTAGTTGAATCTGCTAAAGCGGGGCTTGAACGACTGCGTACAGCATACTCAAATGTAAAACATAGACTAACTGCAACAACCAATCTTATCAATAATGGAGATGAATGGTTGGCAAAGGTTACAGATATTAAGAACCAATTTGAAGAAGCGATGGACGACGACTTTAATACAGCGAATGCTATTTCAACTTTATTCGAATTAGCTCGAATAGCGAATACTTACTTGAATGAGAAAAATACAGAGGAACGTGTACTACTGGCATTTATAGAAACCTTCGATCAATTAGGAGAAGTATTAGGTATCCAATTCAATATGGACAATGAATTATTAGATGAGGAAATTGAAGCTTTAATTGAAGAGCGGAATATGGCTAGAAAAAATCGAGATTTTGCTAAATCAGATGAAATTCGTGACAAGCTTCTTGAAATGAATATTGTTCTTGAAGATACTCGTCAGGGAACACGATGGAAACGAGGTCTTTAA
- the gltX gene encoding glutamate--tRNA ligase, which translates to MTKEVRVRYAPSPTGFLHIGGARTALFNYLFAKHHNGKFIVRIEDTDIERNVEGGEASQLDNLRWLGIIPDESIDIGGPYAPYRQMERLDIYTKHAEELLNRGIAYKCFCTPEELEASREAQKAKGVAAPTYDGKCRHLTPEQVAEKEAAGIPHTIRMRVPENTTYQFTDLVRGDVTFESKDIGDWVLVKANGIPTYNYAVVLDDHFMDITHVFRGEEHLSNTPKQMMIFDAFDWEYPQYGHMTLIVNEDHKKLSKRDESIIQFVSQYKDLGYLPEAMFNFFALLGWSPEGEEEIFTKEQFIEMFDEKRLSKSPSMFDKNKLTWMNNQYIKKTPLEMIVELSLPHLQKAGLLPEELTEEQHAWATALIGLYHNQMSFGSEIVELSSLFFKDEIEYDEESKEVLAGEQVPEVMTSLKAQLEALENFDAPSIKAAIKEVQKETGHKGKNLFMPIRVVTTGQTHGPELPDAIALIGKDKAIERVAKFVK; encoded by the coding sequence ATGACAAAGGAAGTTCGCGTTCGTTATGCACCAAGTCCGACAGGCTTTTTACACATTGGTGGAGCACGTACAGCATTATTCAACTATCTATTCGCAAAACACCATAATGGTAAATTTATCGTTCGTATAGAGGATACGGATATTGAACGTAATGTTGAAGGTGGAGAAGCATCACAGCTTGATAATTTGCGTTGGTTAGGAATTATTCCGGATGAATCAATTGATATCGGTGGACCGTATGCACCATATCGTCAAATGGAACGTTTAGATATTTATACAAAACACGCAGAAGAACTACTAAATCGGGGAATAGCTTACAAATGCTTCTGTACACCTGAAGAATTAGAAGCTTCACGTGAAGCACAAAAAGCAAAAGGTGTAGCAGCACCAACTTATGATGGGAAATGTCGCCATTTGACACCTGAACAAGTAGCTGAAAAAGAAGCAGCTGGAATACCTCATACAATTCGTATGCGTGTACCTGAGAACACAACATACCAATTTACAGATTTAGTGCGCGGCGATGTGACGTTTGAATCAAAAGATATTGGTGACTGGGTATTAGTGAAAGCGAATGGTATTCCAACATACAATTATGCTGTAGTATTGGATGATCATTTTATGGATATTACACATGTATTCCGTGGGGAAGAGCATCTATCGAATACACCGAAACAAATGATGATTTTCGATGCATTTGATTGGGAATATCCGCAATATGGTCACATGACATTAATCGTCAATGAAGATCATAAAAAATTATCCAAACGTGATGAATCCATTATTCAATTCGTATCTCAATATAAAGATCTTGGTTACCTACCAGAAGCAATGTTTAACTTCTTTGCATTACTTGGTTGGTCTCCAGAAGGTGAAGAAGAGATCTTCACAAAAGAACAATTCATTGAAATGTTCGATGAAAAACGTCTTTCTAAGTCACCATCTATGTTCGATAAAAATAAACTAACATGGATGAACAATCAATACATTAAAAAGACGCCGCTAGAAATGATTGTGGAATTATCACTACCGCATTTACAGAAAGCGGGGTTACTTCCTGAAGAACTAACAGAGGAACAACATGCATGGGCAACAGCTTTAATCGGTCTATATCATAACCAAATGAGCTTTGGATCGGAGATTGTTGAATTATCAAGCCTATTCTTCAAAGATGAGATTGAGTATGATGAAGAATCGAAAGAGGTATTAGCTGGAGAACAAGTTCCAGAAGTAATGACTTCACTTAAGGCGCAACTAGAAGCGTTAGAGAACTTTGATGCGCCGTCTATTAAAGCTGCTATTAAAGAGGTGCAAAAAGAGACTGGCCATAAAGGGAAAAACTTATTTATGCCAATCCGAGTTGTTACAACAGGACAAACGCATGGCCCAGAGCTACCAGATGCCATTGCATTAATCGGTAAAGATAAAGCTATTGAACGTGTTGCGAAGTTTGTCAAATAG
- the ispF gene encoding 2-C-methyl-D-erythritol 2,4-cyclodiphosphate synthase: MFRVGQGFDVHAFAEGRPLILGGIIIPHDRGLIGHSDADVLLHTVTDAALGAIGEGDIGHHFPDTDPAFKDADSAMLLEHIWKIVEGKGYVLGNIDCTIMAQRPKLAPYIGQMRNRIAELLNAEPSQVNVKATTTEKLGFTGREEGIAAMATILLIKK; the protein is encoded by the coding sequence ATGTTTCGAGTAGGACAAGGTTTTGACGTTCATGCGTTTGCAGAAGGGCGTCCTTTAATTTTAGGTGGAATTATAATTCCTCATGATCGTGGGCTAATAGGCCATTCTGATGCAGACGTATTATTACATACAGTCACAGATGCGGCCCTTGGAGCGATTGGAGAAGGAGATATTGGACATCATTTCCCAGACACAGATCCGGCGTTTAAAGATGCAGATAGTGCTATGTTATTGGAGCATATATGGAAGATTGTTGAAGGGAAAGGCTATGTACTAGGAAATATAGATTGTACAATTATGGCACAACGTCCGAAATTAGCGCCCTACATTGGGCAAATGCGTAATCGAATAGCTGAATTACTGAATGCAGAACCTTCACAAGTTAATGTTAAAGCAACAACGACAGAAAAATTAGGGTTCACAGGAAGAGAAGAAGGAATCGCTGCAATGGCAACAATTCTACTCATAAAAAAATAA